One genomic window of Bacteroidia bacterium includes the following:
- a CDS encoding PKD domain-containing protein, producing MPSDTLYIYDGANTSAPLIGKYNDNSVPVLDLMPIRASLTNTSGCITVRFISDGSSESNGWSATISCHQVCQEVLANLNTMLTSPSPDTGYIAICPGSAIHFVGYSTYPQNNLVYNQSDNTSVYNWYFGDGGTAIGPVVDHTYAQPGGYTVYLEITDIHGCTSTNSIDTRVITAGNPFQEIIVPPTICANDTVDLIFAGTGTPDASIIGDPYHEVIDVSLGVNDTTFLPDGTGVSYTTGVTFNCFAPGQTLDNAWDIVGICANMEHSFLGDLEISLMCPNGQSIVLKEYPGGGGVFLGNALDDELLGQGVGFTYCWSPTPILGTMVAESASVPAQTPLPAGEYAPFESFAGLVGCPLNGLWSINVSDNWAIDNGYIFSWEIEFNPLISPSIWEYTIPIATQGWTNGPHIINQTPTNLTVNPPTAGVYDYTYTIVDAVGCVWDTSVALTAIVAPVVNLGADKVFCNSTDPYIIDAGNPGLTYLWSDGSVAQTLSVNTTGHYYVTVSNGLCTAVDDIIVMFSQVSVLGNVSNVACYGYNDGSIDVSEITDAPPCTYAWSNGPSSQDISGLTAGIYTITVTNSKMCSASEQFEIIQPNNIVVGTTPDPHICIDQNASVMASVTGGNAPYQYLWSNGNATNSIFVTPTQTSSYSVSVTDANHCPAAPANVTVFVYDSLKLELTSSSAKICLGEPIIISGNYSGGVGSPYTLTINSGEIISLPYNYYPPVSQSIQICLNDACSSPQVCDQVSVQVMSAPFINFQADSTFGCEPHIVNFTSWGDNDIKEYQWNFGDDQNNALSYLSNPQHEFTNDGLFNVSLTVIDSLGCKNTVTLVNLIQVYPKPTASFVPNPAMASILKPMIHYNNMSELNLNNYWIFGDGDSSIAKSPYHSFPAVGDYNTTLIVESENGCRDTAVYTISIIKEYTFYAPNAITPDNDGANEVFYITGSNISDKDFHLFVYDRWGEVIFETTMFNPENPSQYSWEGKVKGGSIAPIGVYTWLVNYKDTNGISHEKTGSVTLIR from the coding sequence ATGCCTTCTGATACATTATATATATATGATGGTGCGAATACAAGTGCACCTTTAATTGGAAAATATAATGATAATTCTGTTCCTGTTTTGGATTTAATGCCAATTCGTGCATCGCTTACAAATACATCTGGTTGTATAACCGTTCGTTTTATTTCTGATGGTTCTTCAGAAAGTAATGGATGGTCTGCTACTATTAGCTGTCATCAGGTTTGTCAGGAAGTTCTTGCAAATCTTAACACTATGCTTACAAGTCCAAGTCCTGACACGGGATATATTGCAATTTGTCCGGGTTCAGCAATTCATTTTGTTGGATATTCAACTTATCCGCAAAATAATTTAGTTTATAATCAAAGCGATAATACTTCAGTTTATAACTGGTATTTTGGCGATGGTGGTACAGCTATAGGACCTGTTGTTGATCATACTTATGCTCAACCTGGAGGATACACAGTATATTTAGAGATTACAGATATTCACGGATGCACAAGTACTAATAGTATTGATACAAGAGTAATAACTGCTGGAAATCCATTTCAGGAAATTATTGTACCGCCAACTATTTGTGCTAACGATACTGTAGATTTAATTTTTGCAGGAACCGGCACACCGGATGCTTCTATTATCGGAGATCCATATCACGAAGTTATTGATGTGAGTTTAGGTGTAAACGACACAACATTTTTACCTGACGGAACCGGTGTCTCATATACTACAGGTGTTACATTTAATTGTTTTGCTCCCGGGCAAACTTTAGATAATGCATGGGATATTGTTGGTATTTGCGCCAATATGGAACATTCATTTCTTGGAGACCTTGAAATTTCATTAATGTGCCCGAATGGACAATCAATAGTATTAAAAGAATACCCTGGTGGTGGTGGAGTATTTTTGGGAAATGCTCTTGATGATGAATTATTGGGACAGGGTGTTGGATTTACATATTGTTGGAGCCCTACTCCTATATTGGGAACAATGGTCGCTGAATCTGCTTCAGTTCCTGCTCAAACACCATTACCTGCTGGCGAATATGCTCCATTCGAAAGTTTTGCCGGTTTAGTTGGTTGTCCGTTAAATGGACTTTGGTCAATTAATGTTTCAGATAACTGGGCAATTGATAATGGTTATATTTTTTCATGGGAGATAGAATTTAATCCGTTAATTTCTCCGAGTATATGGGAATATACTATCCCCATTGCAACACAAGGCTGGACAAATGGTCCTCATATAATAAATCAAACGCCAACAAATTTAACAGTTAATCCGCCAACAGCAGGAGTATATGATTATACTTATACAATTGTTGATGCAGTTGGATGTGTTTGGGATACATCAGTTGCTTTAACAGCAATTGTTGCGCCTGTTGTTAATTTAGGTGCAGATAAAGTATTTTGCAACTCAACTGATCCTTATATTATAGATGCAGGAAATCCGGGATTAACTTATTTGTGGAGTGATGGCTCTGTTGCGCAGACTTTAAGTGTAAATACTACCGGTCACTATTATGTTACAGTTTCTAATGGATTATGCACAGCAGTTGATGATATTATTGTTATGTTTTCTCAGGTTAGTGTTTTAGGAAATGTTTCTAATGTAGCTTGTTATGGATATAATGATGGATCAATTGATGTGTCAGAAATTACAGATGCACCACCATGTACATATGCATGGAGCAATGGACCTTCGTCACAGGATATATCGGGTCTTACTGCCGGAATATATACTATAACTGTAACAAATTCTAAAATGTGTTCAGCTAGTGAACAATTTGAAATAATTCAGCCAAATAATATTGTTGTAGGAACAACACCTGATCCACATATTTGCATTGATCAGAATGCAAGTGTAATGGCTTCGGTTACCGGTGGTAATGCACCATACCAGTATTTATGGAGTAATGGAAATGCAACAAATAGTATATTTGTTACACCAACACAAACTTCTTCTTATTCGGTTTCAGTTACAGACGCCAACCACTGTCCGGCTGCCCCTGCTAATGTTACAGTATTTGTATACGATTCTTTAAAATTAGAATTAACTTCATCATCTGCTAAAATTTGTTTGGGTGAACCAATAATAATTTCAGGTAATTATAGTGGAGGAGTAGGTTCTCCTTATACATTAACAATTAACAGTGGTGAGATTATTTCATTACCATATAATTATTATCCTCCAGTATCACAGTCAATACAAATTTGTTTAAATGATGCATGTTCATCCCCACAAGTTTGCGATCAGGTCTCTGTTCAGGTAATGTCTGCACCATTTATAAATTTTCAGGCGGATAGTACTTTTGGTTGTGAACCACATATTGTTAATTTTACATCATGGGGAGATAATGATATAAAGGAATATCAATGGAATTTTGGAGATGATCAGAATAATGCTTTGTCATATCTTTCAAACCCGCAGCATGAATTTACTAACGATGGTTTGTTTAATGTTTCATTAACAGTTATAGACTCTTTAGGTTGTAAGAATACAGTTACTTTGGTAAATCTAATTCAGGTTTATCCAAAGCCTACTGCATCCTTTGTTCCGAATCCAGCAATGGCTAGTATATTAAAACCTATGATTCATTATAACAATATGTCAGAATTAAATCTGAATAACTACTGGATTTTTGGAGATGGCGATTCATCAATTGCAAAAAGTCCTTATCATAGTTTCCCGGCTGTTGGTGATTATAACACAACTTTAATTGTTGAATCTGAGAATGGTTGTCGTGACACTGCAGTTTACACTATTTCGATAATTAAAGAATATACTTTTTATGCGCCTAATGCAATTACGCCTGATAATGATGGAGCAAATGAGGTGTTTTATATAACTGGCTCAAATATCAGCGATAAAGATTTTCATTTATTTGTATATGACAGATGGGGCGAGGTAATTTTTGAAACAACAATGTTTAATCCTGAGAATCCAAGCCAATATTCATGGGAAGGCAAAGTAAAAGGTGGATCAATTGCACCAATAGGAGTTTATACATGGCTTGTAAATTATAAAGACACAAATGGAATTTCTCATGAGAAAACAGGCTCAGTTACATTAATAAGATAA
- a CDS encoding adenosylcobalamin-dependent ribonucleoside-diphosphate reductase, which produces MSVKQKTSSEVNQITYEFDESFQSALEYFRGDELAAKVWANKYALKDSYGKIYEKNPDEMHWRIAREIARIEKKYPNPLSVEEVYELLRDFKYIVPQGSPMTGIGNHFQIASLSNCFVIGLDGPSDSYGGIMKIDEEQVQLMKRRGGVGHDLSHIRPGGSPVLNSALSSTGLVPFMERYSNSTREVAQDGRRGALMLSVSIKHPDAENFINAKLEQGKVTGANVSVKIDDEFMMAVIESKTYTQQYPVESKNPTTTKEIDARSLWKKIIHNAWKSAEPGVLFWDTIIRESVPDSYADLGFKTVSTNPCGEIPLCPYDSCRLLAINLYGYVEKPFTKEAKFNFDLFKKHVHHAQRIMDDIIDLELEKVEAILNKVNSDPEIDETKRVESQLWEKIKIKALEGRRTGIGITAEGDMLAGLNMRYGSDEAIDFSVEVHKTLAIEAYRSSVSCAKERGAFEIYDTEREKNNPFIQRIKEADPELYKDMAKHGRRNIALLTIAPTGTTSLMTQTTSGIEPVFRPVYRRRRKVNPNDKDVKVNFTDEIGDHWEEYNVFHHKFVTWLEMNGYELFEVMKYNEEELEELVKKSPYYMATSNDVDWLAKVRMQGRIQKWVDHSISVTVNLPEDANEDLVANVYLTGWESGCKGLTVYREGSRSGVLISTDKKKGNQPDTLPFEVKKRPTVLSADVVRFNNNNEKWIAFIGILDGLPYEIFTGIIDDDVLHIPTPINKGIIIKNKDDQGNTRYDFQYIDKHGYRTTFEGLSRMFDKQYWNYAKLISGVLRYGMPITDVINLVGSLQLDDANINTWKTGVERAIKKYIPNGAKPKTGTQCPNCGQHDLVYMEGCLTCNSCGYSKCG; this is translated from the coding sequence ATGTCAGTTAAACAAAAGACTTCCAGCGAAGTAAATCAAATCACTTACGAGTTTGATGAATCTTTCCAATCAGCACTTGAATATTTCAGGGGCGATGAACTTGCTGCAAAAGTATGGGCAAATAAATATGCCCTGAAAGATTCATACGGGAAAATATATGAAAAAAATCCCGACGAAATGCATTGGAGAATTGCTCGTGAGATTGCACGCATTGAAAAAAAATATCCAAACCCATTAAGCGTTGAAGAGGTATACGAATTATTGCGTGACTTTAAATACATAGTTCCACAAGGTAGTCCAATGACTGGAATTGGAAATCATTTTCAGATTGCATCACTTTCAAACTGCTTTGTTATCGGACTAGACGGACCAAGCGATTCATACGGTGGTATCATGAAAATTGACGAAGAACAGGTTCAATTAATGAAACGCCGCGGTGGTGTAGGTCATGATTTAAGCCATATTCGTCCTGGTGGTAGTCCTGTATTAAACAGTGCGCTTTCTTCAACTGGTTTAGTTCCATTTATGGAACGTTATAGTAACTCTACCCGCGAAGTAGCTCAGGACGGTCGTCGTGGAGCTCTTATGCTTAGCGTTTCTATAAAACATCCTGATGCAGAAAATTTCATAAACGCAAAACTTGAGCAGGGAAAAGTTACAGGTGCTAATGTATCTGTAAAAATAGATGACGAGTTTATGATGGCTGTTATTGAAAGTAAAACATATACACAACAATATCCTGTAGAAAGCAAAAATCCTACAACAACTAAAGAAATTGATGCCCGTTCATTATGGAAAAAAATTATTCATAATGCCTGGAAATCTGCAGAACCAGGTGTGTTATTCTGGGATACAATTATTCGCGAATCGGTTCCTGACAGTTATGCTGACTTAGGTTTTAAAACTGTTTCAACCAATCCTTGTGGTGAGATTCCATTATGTCCTTATGATAGCTGCAGATTGTTAGCAATTAATCTTTATGGCTACGTCGAAAAACCATTTACAAAGGAAGCTAAATTTAATTTCGATTTATTTAAGAAACACGTTCACCATGCACAACGCATAATGGACGATATTATAGATCTTGAATTAGAAAAAGTTGAAGCTATTCTTAATAAAGTAAACTCAGATCCTGAGATTGACGAAACAAAAAGAGTTGAATCACAACTTTGGGAAAAAATTAAAATTAAAGCACTGGAAGGTCGTCGTACAGGTATTGGCATAACCGCAGAAGGCGATATGCTTGCCGGACTTAATATGCGCTATGGTAGTGATGAAGCAATAGATTTTTCTGTTGAAGTTCATAAAACACTTGCTATTGAAGCATACCGTTCATCAGTATCTTGTGCAAAAGAACGCGGAGCATTTGAAATTTACGATACCGAACGTGAAAAAAATAATCCGTTCATTCAACGTATCAAAGAAGCTGATCCTGAATTGTACAAGGACATGGCAAAACACGGTCGCCGTAACATTGCACTATTAACTATTGCTCCAACCGGAACAACAAGTTTAATGACTCAAACAACTTCAGGAATTGAGCCGGTATTCCGTCCAGTTTACAGACGTCGTCGTAAAGTAAATCCTAATGATAAAGATGTAAAAGTTAATTTTACTGACGAAATTGGCGATCACTGGGAAGAATACAATGTATTTCACCATAAATTTGTTACCTGGCTTGAGATGAATGGTTACGAATTGTTTGAAGTTATGAAATACAATGAAGAAGAACTTGAAGAACTTGTTAAAAAATCGCCATATTACATGGCAACTTCAAATGATGTTGACTGGCTTGCAAAAGTTCGTATGCAGGGAAGAATTCAAAAATGGGTTGACCATTCAATCAGCGTAACAGTAAACCTTCCGGAAGATGCAAACGAAGATTTAGTTGCAAACGTTTACCTTACTGGTTGGGAAAGTGGGTGTAAAGGTTTAACAGTATACCGTGAAGGTTCACGTTCAGGCGTACTTATTTCAACAGATAAAAAGAAAGGCAATCAACCCGACACATTACCATTTGAAGTAAAAAAACGTCCTACAGTTTTATCAGCTGATGTTGTTCGTTTTAATAACAATAATGAAAAGTGGATTGCATTTATCGGAATTTTAGATGGATTACCATACGAAATCTTTACTGGTATTATTGATGATGATGTATTACACATTCCAACTCCTATTAACAAAGGGATTATCATAAAAAATAAAGACGATCAGGGAAATACCCGTTACGATTTTCAGTATATTGACAAACACGGCTACCGTACTACATTTGAAGGACTATCAAGAATGTTTGACAAACAATACTGGAATTATGCTAAACTTATTTCCGGTGTGTTACGATATGGAATGCCTATTACCGACGTTATAAATCTTGTTGGTTCGTTGCAATTAGACGATGCTAACATTAACACATGGAAAACCGGTGTAGAGCGTGCGATTAAAAAATATATTCCTAATGGTGCAAAACCAAAAACAGGAACACAATGTCCAAATTGCGGTCAACACGATTTAGTTTATATGGAAGGTTGCTTAACCTGCAACTCCTGCGGATATTCTAAATGCGGATAG
- the selB gene encoding selenocysteine-specific translation elongation factor, which produces MKHLIMGTAGHVDHGKTALIKALTNIDCDTHKEEKIRGITINLGFSYLNLDNGDSIGIIDVPGHKDFINTMVSGACGIDFVLLVIAADSGIMPQTIEHVNIISALGITKGIVALTKIDLVDEELADMAKLEIMEFLNNTPLKNIPIVGVSSFTNEGLDKLITCVVELSSKIEERKKGELFRLYIDRTFAVKGIGTVVTGTVLNGSLIAGQEIILLPGNSKHKAKSIERHGKPVSAVTAGDRAAIQLIGVKKDDIKRGSLISDKVLDITKMVDASINIFDSDFKLKNWHVVTFHSGTFECQAKMHIISDNNINNSKIIQLHLEKEAHLLTNDKFIVRNSSGDKTIGGGFIIDAFPLHHKKRTTKLIEELTSLSSSIAEENNLIDLILREIKKEIRPFSIEQIADKLNLKPEDILSICNSQDHQLYIISTGCLILKEYDNVFKMKVTDLLTKFHKENLLSELGLSSIEILGKLNLSKVSCAKDYLDGLLLRMSSEKIIENKNSTWIIKGESNIIDKKTSEEIDWLETEFLKFGVQKPAWAEIEERAFAKKITKDKLKKYLHYLTGKNKLVLHSNEYVHSEIVLKFKSYLLSELTNKENGIEISEFRQSTGVSKRLAPILISIYESQKIIFIKTEGIKVQIYLKK; this is translated from the coding sequence ATGAAGCATTTAATAATGGGAACAGCCGGTCATGTAGATCATGGCAAGACGGCACTTATTAAAGCGCTTACAAATATTGACTGCGATACACATAAAGAAGAAAAAATAAGAGGTATAACAATTAACCTAGGTTTTTCATATCTTAATCTTGATAACGGAGATTCAATCGGGATAATTGATGTTCCCGGACATAAAGATTTTATAAATACTATGGTAAGTGGTGCTTGTGGAATTGACTTTGTGTTACTTGTTATTGCTGCTGATAGTGGAATAATGCCACAAACAATTGAGCATGTTAATATAATTTCTGCATTGGGAATTACTAAAGGAATTGTTGCTTTAACTAAAATTGATTTGGTTGATGAAGAACTAGCAGATATGGCTAAATTAGAAATTATGGAATTTTTAAATAATACTCCATTAAAAAATATTCCTATTGTTGGTGTTTCTTCTTTTACCAATGAAGGGCTTGATAAATTAATAACTTGTGTTGTAGAATTAAGCTCTAAAATTGAAGAAAGAAAAAAGGGAGAATTATTTCGTCTATATATAGACAGAACATTTGCTGTAAAAGGAATCGGAACTGTTGTTACAGGAACGGTTTTAAACGGGAGCTTAATTGCAGGTCAGGAAATTATTTTATTACCAGGAAATTCAAAACATAAAGCTAAATCAATCGAAAGACATGGAAAGCCTGTTAGTGCTGTTACTGCTGGCGATAGGGCCGCGATACAATTAATTGGTGTTAAAAAAGATGATATTAAAAGAGGTTCGCTAATTTCTGACAAGGTTCTTGATATTACAAAAATGGTTGATGCAAGTATAAATATTTTTGATTCGGATTTCAAACTGAAAAACTGGCACGTTGTTACATTTCATTCCGGAACTTTTGAATGTCAGGCAAAAATGCATATAATAAGCGATAACAATATAAATAATAGTAAGATTATTCAATTGCATTTAGAGAAGGAGGCACATTTATTAACAAATGACAAATTTATAGTCAGAAATTCTTCAGGAGATAAAACAATTGGTGGTGGCTTTATTATTGACGCATTTCCTCTTCACCATAAAAAAAGGACAACAAAGTTAATAGAAGAGTTAACCTCATTATCAAGCAGTATTGCTGAAGAGAATAATTTGATAGATTTAATATTAAGAGAAATCAAAAAAGAGATTAGACCTTTTTCAATTGAACAAATTGCAGATAAATTAAACTTAAAACCAGAAGATATATTATCAATTTGTAATAGTCAGGATCATCAATTATATATTATCAGCACAGGTTGTCTAATTTTGAAAGAATATGATAATGTATTTAAAATGAAGGTTACTGATTTATTGACAAAATTTCATAAAGAAAATTTATTGTCTGAATTAGGATTGTCTTCAATTGAAATATTAGGAAAGCTTAATTTATCAAAGGTAAGTTGTGCCAAAGATTATTTAGATGGACTATTGTTACGAATGAGTTCAGAAAAAATTATTGAGAATAAAAATAGCACCTGGATAATAAAAGGTGAAAGTAATATAATAGATAAAAAAACGTCAGAAGAAATTGACTGGCTTGAGACTGAATTTTTAAAATTTGGTGTTCAAAAGCCAGCATGGGCTGAGATTGAAGAAAGGGCATTTGCGAAAAAAATAACAAAGGATAAGCTAAAGAAATATCTTCATTATCTTACTGGTAAAAATAAATTGGTGTTACATTCTAATGAATATGTTCATTCAGAAATTGTTTTAAAATTTAAATCGTATTTGTTAAGTGAGCTTACAAATAAGGAAAATGGAATTGAAATAAGTGAATTCAGACAAAGTACAGGTGTTTCAAAAAGACTAGCACCAATACTTATTTCAATTTATGAGTCACAAAAAATTATCTTTATAAAAACGGAGGGCATAAAAGTTCAGATTTATTTAAAAAAATAA
- a CDS encoding universal stress protein — MEKGKKTILVPWDFTEVAENALLHAVRLVKTINASITLVHIANNQRDAAVILPKIEEITKDASLKYNLEIKGIVKEGNIFSTIKECAEELEATFVVMGTHGIKGMQKLTGSWALKVIANSSIPFIVVQGPPEHEAFAKMVLPIDFSQENKEKLRWAVYISLYFKTKMYLFIPHVTDEVLLRKTKANLSFARNYLDERNVTYEITVSQKKGKFSEQTISFATEIDADMVMIMTTKQPRLTDYVFAADEQQIIANSSKIPVMCVNPRTDLKKHTGFH, encoded by the coding sequence ATGGAAAAAGGAAAAAAAACAATTTTGGTTCCCTGGGATTTTACAGAAGTTGCCGAAAATGCTCTTTTACATGCTGTGCGTTTGGTTAAAACTATTAACGCATCAATAACCTTAGTACATATTGCTAACAACCAAAGAGATGCGGCGGTAATACTTCCAAAGATTGAAGAAATTACAAAAGATGCATCTTTAAAATATAACCTTGAAATTAAGGGTATTGTAAAAGAAGGAAATATCTTTTCTACAATTAAAGAATGTGCAGAAGAACTGGAAGCTACATTTGTTGTTATGGGAACCCATGGAATTAAAGGAATGCAAAAACTTACCGGAAGCTGGGCTTTAAAGGTAATTGCAAACTCTTCTATTCCATTTATTGTTGTTCAGGGACCACCTGAACATGAAGCATTTGCTAAAATGGTTTTACCAATTGACTTTAGTCAGGAAAATAAAGAAAAATTGCGTTGGGCTGTATATATTTCACTTTATTTCAAGACCAAAATGTATCTGTTTATCCCTCATGTAACTGACGAAGTATTACTTAGAAAAACCAAAGCAAATTTATCATTTGCAAGAAATTATCTTGATGAAAGAAATGTTACATATGAAATTACTGTTTCTCAGAAGAAAGGAAAATTCTCAGAACAAACTATCAGTTTTGCTACCGAAATTGATGCTGATATGGTAATGATTATGACTACAAAACAGCCAAGACTTACTGATTATGTTTTTGCTGCAGATGAACAACAGATTATTGCAAACAGCTCAAAAATTCCTGTAATGTGCGTTAATCCTCGTACAGATTTAAAAAAGCATACTGGATTTCATTGA
- the selA gene encoding L-seryl-tRNA(Sec) selenium transferase, translating into MTKICNKSSELKNLPSVDKLINLPEIKDLVNEYGRKLVLFSVRSTLKYFRTEIINEKQFPEVDEIVICIKKNIITNYNKSLKKVINATGIIIHTNLGRAPFSEDLINDSFEVLKGYNNLEFNLQNGSRGNRNDHATELLKYITGAEDAIIVNNNAAAVLLLLKTFAKEKEVIVSRGELIEIGGSFRIPDIMAASDCKMVEVGTTNKTNIDDYKKAINDNTAVIFKAHKSNYQITGFTKEVQLNELVVLAKKSRVILIYDLGSGLLQTNSNKLFANEPTVKDAIKLGVDLVCFSGDKLLGGPQAGIIVGKKKLIAKLKKEPILRALRVCKTTIALLETVCKYYLNENELIKKNFVFKVFNRKPEEIKTIAQKFSNDLKLHNIESEVVSSIGQAGGGTLPNGEIPSFSVKLLVNGNSKERSDFSEKIYTSLLHHQKPVLSVLKKGFIYFDMLTIFENDLNELTNIVVEVVRNK; encoded by the coding sequence TTGACAAAAATTTGTAATAAAAGCTCTGAACTTAAGAACCTGCCTTCGGTAGATAAATTAATAAATTTACCAGAGATAAAAGATTTGGTTAATGAGTATGGCCGGAAACTGGTTTTGTTTTCGGTCAGAAGTACATTAAAATATTTTAGAACAGAAATTATTAATGAAAAGCAATTTCCTGAAGTGGATGAGATAGTAATTTGTATCAAAAAAAATATTATAACAAATTACAATAAAAGTCTTAAAAAAGTTATAAATGCAACCGGTATAATTATTCATACTAATCTTGGAAGAGCGCCGTTTAGCGAAGATCTAATTAATGATTCCTTTGAAGTTTTAAAAGGTTATAACAATTTAGAATTTAATTTACAAAACGGCTCAAGAGGAAATAGAAATGACCATGCAACAGAATTACTTAAATACATAACAGGAGCTGAAGATGCAATAATTGTAAATAATAATGCGGCTGCAGTTTTATTATTGCTTAAAACTTTTGCAAAGGAAAAAGAAGTTATTGTTTCAAGGGGAGAATTAATCGAAATTGGCGGATCATTCAGGATTCCTGATATTATGGCAGCCTCTGATTGCAAAATGGTAGAAGTAGGAACTACTAACAAAACAAATATTGATGATTACAAAAAAGCAATAAATGATAATACTGCTGTTATTTTTAAAGCTCATAAATCAAATTATCAGATAACAGGGTTTACAAAAGAAGTTCAATTAAATGAATTGGTAGTATTGGCGAAAAAGAGTAGAGTTATTTTAATTTATGATTTAGGTTCAGGACTTTTGCAAACTAACTCAAACAAGCTCTTTGCGAATGAACCAACTGTTAAAGATGCAATAAAACTAGGTGTAGATTTGGTCTGTTTTAGTGGAGATAAATTACTTGGAGGTCCGCAAGCAGGAATAATTGTTGGTAAAAAGAAACTAATTGCAAAACTTAAAAAGGAGCCTATACTTAGGGCTTTAAGGGTATGTAAAACAACAATTGCATTACTCGAAACAGTGTGCAAATATTATTTAAATGAAAATGAATTAATAAAAAAGAATTTTGTTTTTAAAGTTTTTAATCGAAAACCCGAAGAAATTAAAACTATAGCTCAAAAATTCTCAAATGATTTAAAACTACACAATATAGAATCAGAAGTTGTTTCAAGTATTGGTCAGGCCGGTGGCGGTACGTTACCCAATGGTGAAATACCAAGTTTCTCTGTCAAACTTTTGGTTAATGGCAACAGTAAAGAAAGATCAGATTTTTCTGAAAAAATATATACTTCATTATTACACCATCAAAAACCTGTTTTGTCTGTATTAAAAAAGGGATTTATATATTTTGATATGCTGACAATTTTTGAGAATGATTTAAATGAATTAACAAATATTGTTGTTGAAGTTGTTCGTAACAAATAA